One stretch of Mycolicibacterium fallax DNA includes these proteins:
- a CDS encoding [protein-PII] uridylyltransferase, giving the protein MADEPRVPKPATDLVAAARRLGAGGEHRLDSAALRAALVDLHEVWLTGTAADLGITESSGFAIVATGGLGRGEMLPHSDLDLLLLHDQMAADTVTAVAEALWYPLWDANIRVDHSVRTVGEALTVASTDLAAAMGLLEARHIAGDPELSTLLIRNARRQWRLGIAGRFPEIVEHTQARWARSGEIAHRAEPDLKNGRGGLRDVQLLTALAAAQLADVHPGAAGASAPVGSLADSQRALLDVRTELHRLSGRGRDTLLAQHADEIGAALRIGDRFDLARALSDAGRTIAYHVDAGLRTAGNALPKRGFAALRRPIRRPLDEGVIEYNGEVMLAREARPQRDPGLVLRVAAASAVTGLPMAAATLNRLADSAPEMRAPWPASALQDLLVVLGTGSSAVSTIEALDRTGLWGRLFPEWGAVRDLPPRDVVHVWTVDRHLAETVAQAGALTTRVSRPDLLVLGALLHDIGKGRGGDHSVIGAELAAQIGTRLGLWPSDIDVLVDMVRYHLLLPDTATRRDLADPVTIAEVANTLGGDLQLLELLHALAEADGLSTGPGVWGDWKATLIGDLVRRTRLALAGEPLPRADPIAERHRALAAADDEVHVELVDGDGPGTYRVTIIAPDRRGVLSRSAGVLALNALRVHSASVSSAHGSAIDTFVVAPHFGRPPAAELLRQQLSLAMAGDVDVLELLRGRAGDGAEHRRESSTRAAVPVNPPTAPPRILWHDGPDADRWLVEVRATDVTGLLAELTAVFERAGADVEWAKVTTLGASVIDVFSIAAPAGADPALRQRLEADLYAVLPAPPPVPAAEPE; this is encoded by the coding sequence ATGGCTGATGAACCCCGGGTACCCAAGCCGGCCACCGACCTGGTCGCCGCGGCGCGTCGACTCGGCGCCGGCGGTGAGCACCGGCTGGATTCGGCGGCGCTGCGCGCGGCGCTGGTCGACCTGCACGAGGTGTGGTTGACCGGCACGGCCGCCGACCTCGGCATCACCGAATCCAGCGGGTTCGCCATCGTCGCCACCGGCGGACTGGGGCGCGGCGAAATGCTGCCGCATTCCGACCTGGATCTGCTGCTGCTGCACGACCAGATGGCCGCTGACACGGTCACCGCGGTGGCCGAGGCACTGTGGTACCCGCTGTGGGATGCCAACATTCGCGTCGACCACAGTGTGCGGACGGTCGGGGAGGCACTGACGGTGGCGAGCACCGACCTGGCCGCGGCGATGGGGCTGCTGGAGGCCCGGCACATCGCCGGCGACCCGGAATTGTCGACGCTGCTGATCCGCAACGCGCGCCGGCAGTGGCGGCTGGGCATCGCCGGGCGGTTTCCCGAGATCGTCGAGCACACCCAGGCCCGGTGGGCGCGCAGCGGCGAGATCGCGCACCGCGCCGAGCCGGACCTGAAGAACGGCCGGGGTGGGCTGCGCGACGTGCAATTGCTCACCGCGCTGGCCGCCGCCCAGCTCGCCGACGTGCACCCCGGCGCGGCCGGGGCGAGCGCGCCGGTGGGTTCGCTGGCCGACAGTCAGCGGGCATTGCTGGACGTGCGTACCGAACTGCATCGGCTGTCCGGGCGCGGCCGGGACACCCTGCTGGCCCAGCACGCCGACGAGATCGGCGCGGCGCTGCGTATCGGCGACCGGTTCGACCTGGCCCGCGCGCTGTCGGACGCCGGACGCACCATCGCCTATCACGTCGACGCCGGGCTGCGGACCGCCGGAAACGCGCTGCCGAAGCGGGGATTTGCCGCGCTGCGCCGGCCGATCCGTCGTCCGCTCGACGAGGGCGTGATCGAGTACAACGGCGAGGTCATGCTGGCCCGCGAGGCCCGCCCGCAGCGCGATCCCGGCCTGGTGCTGCGGGTGGCCGCGGCATCGGCGGTGACCGGCCTGCCGATGGCCGCCGCGACGCTGAACCGGTTGGCCGACTCCGCCCCGGAAATGCGCGCGCCCTGGCCGGCGTCGGCGCTGCAGGACCTGCTGGTGGTGTTGGGCACCGGGTCCTCGGCGGTGAGCACCATCGAGGCGCTGGACCGCACCGGCCTGTGGGGACGGCTGTTCCCGGAATGGGGGGCGGTGCGTGACCTGCCACCGCGCGACGTCGTGCACGTCTGGACGGTGGACCGGCACCTGGCCGAGACGGTGGCCCAGGCCGGCGCGCTGACCACCCGGGTCTCCCGCCCGGACCTGCTGGTGCTCGGTGCGCTGCTGCACGACATCGGCAAGGGCCGGGGTGGGGACCACAGCGTGATCGGCGCGGAGCTGGCCGCGCAGATCGGCACCCGGCTGGGGCTGTGGCCCTCCGATATCGACGTGTTGGTCGACATGGTGCGATACCACCTGCTGCTGCCGGACACCGCCACCCGCCGTGACCTGGCCGATCCGGTCACCATCGCCGAGGTGGCCAACACCCTCGGCGGTGATCTGCAACTGCTGGAACTGCTGCACGCGCTGGCCGAGGCCGACGGATTGTCCACCGGACCCGGGGTGTGGGGGGACTGGAAGGCCACCCTGATCGGGGACCTGGTGCGCCGGACCCGGCTCGCGCTCGCCGGTGAACCGCTGCCGCGGGCCGACCCGATCGCCGAGCGGCACCGGGCGCTGGCCGCCGCCGACGACGAGGTGCACGTCGAGCTCGTCGACGGTGACGGGCCCGGCACCTACCGGGTGACCATCATCGCCCCGGATCGCCGGGGCGTGCTGTCCCGGTCGGCCGGGGTGCTCGCGCTCAACGCGCTGCGGGTGCATTCGGCGTCGGTGAGCAGCGCGCACGGCAGCGCGATCGACACCTTCGTGGTCGCCCCGCACTTCGGCAGGCCGCCGGCGGCCGAACTGCTGCGCCAGCAACTGAGCCTGGCCATGGCCGGCGACGTGGATGTGCTGGAACTGCTGCGCGGGCGGGCCGGGGACGGCGCCGAGCACCGGCGCGAATCGAGCACCCGGGCGGCGGTGCCGGTCAACCCGCCGACCGCGCCGCCACGAATCCTCTGGCACGACGGGCCCGACGCCGACCGCTGGCTGGTGGAGGTCCGGGCCACCGACGTCACCGGGTTGCTGGCGGAGCTGACGGCGGTGTTCGAGCGGGCCGGCGCCGATGTGGAGTGGGCCAAGGTGACGACCCTGGGCGCGTCGGTCATCGACGTGTTCAGCATCGCCGCACCCGCCGGCGCCGACCCCGCGTTGCGGCAGCGGCTGGAGGCCGACCTGTACGCGGTGCTGCCTGCGCCGCCGCCGGTGCCGGCCGCCGAACCGGAATGA
- the ffh gene encoding signal recognition particle protein, which yields MFESLSDRLTGALAGLRGKGRLTDADIDATAREIRLALLEADVSLPVVREFIVRVKDRAKGAEVSGALNPAQQVVKIVNEELVGILGGQTRQLSFAKTPPTVIMLAGLQGAGKTTLAGKLAKWLKGQGNNPLLVACDLQRPGAVNQLQVVGERAGVTVFAPHPGTAPGSTEIAGAGPGDPVAVAAAGLAEAKAQHFDVVIVDTAGRLGIDDVLMAQAAAIRDAVSPDETLFVLDAMIGQDAVATAEAFGAGVGFTGVVLTKLDGDARGGAALSVREVTGVPILFASTGEKLEDFDVFHPDRMASRILGMGDVLTLIEQAEQVFDAQQAEAAAAKIGTGELTLEDFLDQMLAIRKMGPIGNLLGMLPGAGQMKDALAAVDDSQLDRIQAIIRGMTPAERTDPKIINASRRLRIANGSGVTVTEVNQLVDRFFEARKMMSQMVGGMGIPGMGRRSATRKQAKGRKGKGKGKGRGPTPPKSPFGAGMPAGMPAGFPDLTGMPKGLDELPPGLADFDLSKLKFPPQK from the coding sequence GTGTTTGAATCCCTCTCCGACCGGTTGACCGGTGCGCTGGCCGGGTTGCGTGGCAAGGGCCGGCTGACCGACGCCGACATCGACGCCACCGCCCGGGAGATCCGGCTGGCGCTGCTCGAGGCCGACGTGTCGCTGCCCGTCGTGCGCGAGTTCATCGTCCGGGTCAAGGACCGCGCCAAGGGCGCCGAGGTCTCCGGCGCGCTGAACCCGGCCCAGCAGGTCGTCAAGATCGTCAACGAGGAACTCGTCGGCATCCTCGGCGGCCAGACCCGGCAGCTGAGCTTCGCCAAGACCCCGCCGACGGTGATCATGCTGGCCGGCCTGCAGGGCGCCGGTAAGACCACATTGGCCGGCAAGCTCGCCAAGTGGCTGAAGGGCCAGGGCAACAATCCGCTGCTGGTGGCGTGTGACCTGCAGCGACCCGGTGCGGTCAACCAGCTGCAGGTGGTCGGTGAGCGGGCCGGGGTGACGGTGTTCGCCCCGCACCCGGGGACCGCGCCCGGGTCCACCGAGATCGCCGGCGCCGGACCGGGCGACCCGGTCGCCGTCGCCGCCGCCGGCCTGGCCGAGGCCAAGGCCCAGCACTTCGACGTCGTCATCGTCGACACCGCGGGCCGGCTCGGCATCGACGACGTGCTGATGGCGCAGGCCGCCGCGATCCGCGACGCGGTGTCGCCCGACGAGACGCTGTTCGTGCTCGACGCGATGATCGGCCAGGACGCGGTGGCCACCGCCGAGGCGTTCGGCGCCGGCGTCGGTTTCACCGGCGTGGTGCTGACCAAGCTCGACGGCGACGCCCGCGGCGGTGCGGCGCTGTCGGTGCGCGAGGTCACCGGCGTGCCGATCCTGTTCGCGTCCACCGGCGAGAAGCTGGAGGACTTCGACGTCTTCCACCCCGACCGGATGGCCAGCCGGATCCTCGGCATGGGCGATGTGCTCACCCTGATCGAGCAGGCCGAGCAGGTCTTCGACGCCCAGCAGGCCGAGGCCGCCGCCGCGAAGATCGGCACCGGCGAGCTGACCCTGGAGGACTTCCTCGACCAGATGCTCGCCATCCGCAAGATGGGCCCGATCGGCAACCTGCTGGGCATGCTGCCCGGCGCCGGCCAGATGAAGGACGCGCTGGCCGCCGTCGACGACAGCCAGCTCGACCGGATCCAGGCCATCATCCGCGGCATGACGCCGGCCGAGCGGACCGACCCGAAGATCATCAACGCCTCCCGGCGGCTGCGCATCGCCAACGGCTCCGGCGTCACCGTCACCGAGGTCAACCAGCTCGTCGACCGGTTCTTCGAGGCCCGCAAGATGATGTCGCAGATGGTCGGCGGCATGGGCATTCCCGGGATGGGCCGGCGCTCGGCCACCCGCAAGCAGGCCAAGGGCCGCAAGGGCAAGGGCAAGGGCAAGGGGCGCGGGCCGACTCCGCCGAAGTCCCCGTTCGGCGCCGGGATGCCGGCGGGCATGCCCGCCGGGTTCCCGGACCTGACCGGGATGCCCAAGGGCCTGGACGAATTGCCGCCCGGGCTGGCCGATTTCGACCTGTCCAAGCTGAAGTTCCCGCCGCAGAAGTAA
- a CDS encoding amidohydrolase family protein has protein sequence MRLHIRGTVLPDGAPAQWWIVDGVLSAEPVAGADTVFDGGWIIPGLVDAHCHVGLGPQGGVELDEAIGQAEVERDAGVLLLRDAGSPVDTGSLDDREDLPRIIRAGRHLARPKRYIPGLPIDIEDESQLPEYVAAQARRGDGWVKLVGDWIDRGAGDLAPLWSDEVLVAAVEAAHANGARVTAHVFGEDALPGLIKAGIDCIEHGTGITEDVIELMLAHGTALVPTLINIDNFPGIAEKAGRYPAYARHMRELYASCADRIGAAHEAGVAIYAGTDAGGMIAHGRISDEVAALRRVGLSPTEALGAACWSARDWLGRTGIEHGGPADLLCFAEDPRLPGVLDHPDLVILRGRVYR, from the coding sequence ATGCGCCTGCACATCCGCGGGACGGTGCTGCCCGACGGCGCGCCGGCGCAGTGGTGGATCGTCGACGGGGTGCTGTCGGCCGAACCGGTCGCCGGCGCCGACACGGTGTTCGACGGCGGCTGGATCATCCCAGGTCTGGTCGACGCGCACTGCCACGTCGGGCTCGGCCCGCAGGGCGGCGTCGAGCTTGACGAGGCGATCGGGCAGGCCGAGGTCGAACGCGACGCCGGGGTGTTGCTGCTGCGCGACGCCGGCTCCCCGGTGGACACCGGCAGCCTCGACGATCGCGAGGACCTGCCGCGGATCATCCGCGCCGGTCGGCACCTGGCCCGGCCCAAGCGCTACATCCCGGGCCTGCCGATCGACATCGAGGACGAGTCCCAGCTGCCGGAATACGTTGCGGCCCAAGCCCGCCGGGGTGACGGCTGGGTGAAGCTGGTGGGGGACTGGATCGACCGCGGGGCCGGCGACCTGGCACCGCTGTGGTCCGATGAGGTGCTGGTCGCGGCGGTCGAGGCCGCGCACGCCAACGGCGCGCGGGTGACCGCGCACGTGTTCGGCGAGGACGCGCTGCCCGGGCTGATCAAGGCCGGCATCGACTGCATCGAGCACGGCACCGGGATCACCGAGGACGTCATCGAGCTGATGCTGGCCCACGGCACCGCCCTGGTGCCGACCCTGATCAACATCGACAACTTTCCCGGTATCGCCGAGAAGGCCGGCCGGTACCCGGCCTACGCCCGGCACATGCGGGAGCTGTACGCCAGCTGCGCGGACCGGATCGGCGCCGCGCACGAGGCCGGGGTGGCGATCTACGCGGGCACCGACGCCGGCGGCATGATCGCCCACGGCCGGATCTCCGATGAGGTCGCCGCGCTGCGCCGGGTCGGCCTGAGTCCCACCGAGGCGCTCGGAGCGGCCTGCTGGTCGGCGCGGGACTGGCTGGGCCGCACCGGGATTGAGCACGGCGGGCCGGCCGATCTGCTGTGCTTCGCCGAGGATCCGCGACTGCCCGGGGTGCTCGATCACCCGGACCTGGTGATCCTGCGCGGCCGGGTCTACCGATGA
- a CDS encoding DUF7161 family protein has product MTHIEFIPKAGAALATLIGIWNFPVGSQLQIVRDGRGIQIVETRSGREIPAEEFYVPPSDRRAGPAVPAGHRPIGLADTGLRGRVARIITDPGVYYDLPLDRVEVVIADDEPNIYAELQVYLAEAPERTSAIHHSHLAVADQRPAAEPAAGATLEQRITRAVLDPQRYDRIVDAARGRELYVAMKIGADGSSPLFLTSAAAGMDALLQVYTGRQRPGIRYGGMSLEAIVEVLRKTPELNGVHLINDADDWVVLGRGDLGLDDGR; this is encoded by the coding sequence ATGACCCACATCGAGTTCATCCCGAAGGCCGGCGCAGCTCTGGCGACGCTGATCGGCATCTGGAATTTCCCGGTCGGTTCGCAACTGCAGATCGTTCGCGACGGTCGCGGCATCCAGATCGTCGAGACGCGCTCCGGGCGGGAGATTCCCGCCGAGGAGTTCTATGTGCCGCCCAGCGATCGTCGCGCGGGGCCTGCGGTGCCGGCCGGCCACCGGCCGATCGGGTTGGCGGACACCGGGTTGCGCGGTCGGGTCGCCCGGATCATCACCGATCCCGGGGTGTACTACGACCTGCCGCTCGACCGCGTCGAGGTCGTCATCGCCGACGACGAACCCAACATCTATGCCGAACTGCAGGTGTATCTGGCCGAGGCACCGGAGCGGACCTCGGCGATTCACCACAGTCACCTGGCGGTCGCCGACCAGCGGCCCGCCGCGGAACCCGCGGCCGGTGCGACGCTGGAGCAGCGGATCACCCGCGCGGTCCTGGATCCGCAGCGGTACGACCGGATCGTCGACGCGGCGCGGGGCCGGGAGCTGTACGTGGCCATGAAGATCGGGGCGGACGGCAGCTCACCGCTGTTCCTCACCTCCGCGGCGGCGGGGATGGATGCACTGCTGCAGGTCTACACCGGCCGACAGCGCCCCGGGATCCGCTACGGCGGAATGTCGCTGGAGGCCATCGTCGAGGTGCTGCGGAAGACCCCCGAACTCAACGGGGTGCACCTGATCAACGACGCCGACGACTGGGTGGTGCTCGGCCGAGGGGACCTCGGGCTCGACGACGGTCGGTAG
- a CDS encoding D-alanyl-D-alanine carboxypeptidase family protein, whose translation MAVPPVLRIRRATVAVLLSVLLVIAGLPTASAVPTAVPPDGPARAWVLADIASGAILASKDPTGRYAPASTIKTLLAMTVLDNLRPETAVRATAAHTKVECSCVGLVPGQVYTARQLLDALLMVSGNDAANLLGDMLGGYRAAITRMTNKAASLGATSTRVMSPSGLDGPGWETVTTPRDLAIIYRAAMKYPVLIQIFQQREASFPNGKGGAKTLHAQNELLARYPGDVAGKTGFTNLAGKTYAGVAQRNGRALVVVLMKGSGDLYGQAIGLLDWGFAQASGTLG comes from the coding sequence ATGGCTGTGCCCCCCGTGCTGCGCATCCGCCGTGCGACGGTGGCCGTCCTGCTGAGCGTGCTGCTGGTGATCGCGGGGCTGCCCACCGCGTCGGCGGTGCCGACCGCGGTACCGCCGGACGGGCCGGCCCGGGCCTGGGTGCTCGCCGACATCGCCAGCGGGGCGATCCTGGCCTCCAAGGACCCCACCGGCCGGTACGCCCCGGCCAGCACCATCAAGACGCTGCTGGCGATGACCGTGCTGGACAATCTGCGCCCCGAGACCGCCGTGCGGGCGACCGCCGCCCACACCAAGGTGGAATGTTCCTGCGTCGGTTTGGTGCCCGGGCAGGTCTACACCGCCCGTCAGCTGCTCGACGCGCTGCTGATGGTCTCGGGCAACGACGCGGCGAACCTGCTCGGCGACATGCTCGGCGGCTACCGCGCGGCCATCACCCGGATGACGAACAAGGCCGCGAGCCTGGGCGCCACCAGCACCCGGGTCATGTCGCCGTCCGGCCTGGACGGCCCCGGCTGGGAAACCGTCACCACACCAAGGGATCTGGCGATCATCTACCGGGCCGCGATGAAGTACCCGGTGCTGATCCAAATCTTTCAGCAGCGGGAGGCGTCCTTCCCGAACGGCAAGGGCGGGGCCAAGACGCTGCACGCCCAGAACGAACTGCTGGCCCGCTACCCCGGTGACGTGGCCGGCAAGACCGGGTTCACCAACCTGGCCGGCAAGACCTACGCCGGTGTGGCACAACGCAATGGCCGGGCGCTGGTGGTGGTGCTGATGAAGGGCAGCGGCGACCTCTACGGCCAGGCCATCGGGCTGCTGGACTGGGGTTTCGCGCAGGCCTCGGGCACTCTCGGGTAG